AATCCTGTTAATCCTTAAATCCTGTAAATCCTGATATGGCTTGCGCCACGCTACGCTATCAGACAAAATATTATTTCATCATGTTACAACCAGGCAAATGTTTAAAACAACGTCCTCATTTTGTTATGGAAGCAGAAATTGGTATTGGAGGTTTTGGTGTTACTTATAAAGCAAAACATCAAGATTTGAATTTTCCCGTTGTTATTACGTTCTCGCTACAGTTCAGGGTTTACATTTAACTTGTGATTTTATTGTTTACTCTGCTGCTTTGTATAGTTGATATTTATTCAGATTTAAAATCAATTTTGTCATAAATATCTACCAGAGAAATTTGACAAGGAACAGAAGTTAAATTTAAAGTATCATTAATATCTTCATATTCTAAAAACGTCCATTTTTTATTATCAGTTTTCACGTATTGTTCAACGTGAATTGTATATTGATCAATTAAAATATATTCTTGAAAATTGCCAATAGTCCGATAAGCTGCAAATTTTTCATCTCTATCATAACCTTTAGTAGATTTTGATAAGACTTCAGCTATCATCACAGGGTTAGTGATAGTGTCATTTCTTCCTTCTTCAAATATTAGAGGAGTTTGGACAACCATGACATCAGGATAAGTATGAATCCGTCGTTTAGGAATCCAAAGCCGTTGGTCTGTATAATAGACTTCGTAAGGCTGACGCTTGAGGGCAAAATGTATGGCAACATATAAATTACCAGCTATTTTATTATGACTTGGTGTTCCGCCTGTCATGGGTATAATTAGACCATCAATATATTCGTGACGTAGTTCTGAATTTACCTCAAATTCCAGGTATTCTTCAGGTGAATAGTAGCGTGTTTCTTGTGCAAGAGTCATGATATTCATATCCTCAAAATACTTTTTGCATTTCCTTTGATTAGTTCTTGTTTTGCTGTCATGACTTTACATCGTTTATTTCGTGATTTATATCATTTTTATTTGAGTGTTTTTTTGTAAGTTGTTTTAGCTGTTTAAGTACCCGATAACGGTTACGTCCTGATATTACATCATCGGTTGGTTGATTTTCATAATCAGTTGGTTGATTCTCGTACCATTGATTCACCACAGAAACAATATCATTTATTGCCTCGTTGGTTAATTTTCTAAATTCTGGATTTGGATTTAACTTCAGTTTGTTACTTTTTTCTTGATCAAGAATTGGTTCGAGAATCCATTTGTAATATCCATTATCATTATCCAGAGTAAAGAAAAATAGACATATTGGAAAATTACACTTTGTAAATCGTGATTGCAGAACATTTATATCTGCTCCTTCTATATTGAAAATATCATCATTTTGAATTATTTTAGGTGTGGATTTTACAGCTTTTATTTCCACACCAAAAAGCCTATTAATATCCTCACCTTTTTTGCTAATGGAAACTAGAACATCTAAATCATAATCTTTTGTATCTCTATAAACAATCAAATCATCACGTTCAGTTAAAGATACTATTGCTAAAGCTTTTGAACGTAAACCAATATACCAAGGTTGTTCTGTTTGCATTGCTTCATCTCCATTTAAACTGGGAACTTAAATTGTTTTGTTTATTCTGTGTATAAGGTTTCCAGAAATCATTGACTTCATTCCAAAGGATTTCTCTATTTTGTTTATCAATAGGAAATTCAGTAGATAGGCTTGAGAGAGATTTTAAATTTTCTCCATTAGCAGAAACTATATAACCTGTTCTTTGAATTTCATCAATTCCAACTATATAAGTTGGTGCTGGATAAGATGCTATACCAATTACAGATTTTTTTTCTACTTTCACATTGAGGCGGTTATTTTTAGTACAACCTTGTCTGGTAGTTTTGACTTGTACAAAGAAATAGGGAACACAAGAAACAGCACCTACTCAACAATAAAATCAACATACTGCCATTTATCTCCTAAAAACTGTGGCTTAAAAATTGGACCATCATCAGAGTGAAATTCTGTGATTAAAAGGTTAAATAACCATTCACCTCTTTGTCCTAGTGCATCCCTCATTTTCTTATATATATCCCTATTTTAATTGAAGTTATAATTTTATTCATATAATAACAGGGTAGGCAATTTTGCCCACCCCATACAGATTTTACACAGTTATACGAAACTAACCTAAATTAATTCCCTTCCCGCAACTTATCCAAAACACCACGATCTTCAAGAGTCGAAGTATCCCCGGATATTTCCTGACCTGCTGCCAGATTCCGCAATAAACGCCGCATAATCTTACCAGAACGGGTTTTCGGTAACGCATCAGTAAACCTGATTTCACCAGGTCGAGCGATCGCCCCTATTTCATTAACAACGTGCTTCTTGAGTTCCTTACTCAACTCCTCACTGGCTTGATAAGTCCCCTGCAAAGTCACAAAAGCCACAACTTCCTCACCCTTTAACTCATCCGGTTTACCGACAACAGCAGCCTCAGCTACCGCCGGATGAGACACCAAAGCAGATTCTACTTCCATCGTTCCTAGGCGGTGTCCAGACACATTCAGGACATCATCGACGCGCCCCATGACCCAGAAATAGCCATCTTCATCCTTTCTTGCACCATCGCCAGCAAAGTACGTATAATTACCATCTTGGGGTGGAATATGTTCCCAGTAGGTGCGACGGAAACGATCTGGATCACCATACACATTCCGCATCATCCCTGGCCAAGGATGACGAATCGCTAAATAACCGCCTTCATTTTCTGGAACAGAATTACCTGACAAATCCACAACATCCGCGATAATACCAGGGAAAGGCAGGGTAGCTGAACCTGGTTTAGTGGCAATTGCCCCAGGTAGAGGTGTAATCATTATTCCACCTGTTTCCGTTTGCCACCAAGTATCCACAATCGGACAGCGTTCACCACCGATGATTTTGTGATACCACATCCAAGCTTCAGGGTTGATAGGTTCACCCACACTTCCCAATAAACGCAGAGAAGAAAGATTCCGGGCTTTGGGTAAATGTTCACCCATTTTGATAAAGGCGCGAATTGCCGTTGGTGCAGTATAAAAAGTTGTTACACCATATTTTTCAATCACATCCCAGAAACAACCAGGATTAGAGGCACGGGGCGCACCTTCATACATGAGAGTGGTTGCACCGTTGGAAAGGGGACCATAAACTATATAGCTGTGTCCAGTAATCCAACCTACATCAGCAGTACACCAATATACATCTGTGTCTTGGAGATCAAAAATCCATTTGCTGGTGATATGACTATATAAGTTATAACCGCCTGTGGTATGAACTATCCCCTTCGGTTTGCCCGTACTACCGGAAGTGTAGAGAACAAACAGCATATCCTCGCTGTCCATTGGTTCTGCGGGACAATCAGCAGAAACGCCTTTTTGTAAATCGTGCCACCAATGGTCCCGTCCCGCTGCCATCGGTGTCGTTTGATTTGTACGTTTCACCACTAGCACATCTGTAACGCTGGGGACTGCGTTATTGTCTAAAGCTTTATCTACCTGCTCTTTGAGAGGGACAATTGCATCTTTGCGCCAACCACCATCGGCTGTGATTACTAATTTAGCTTCTGTATCGTTCAAGCGATCGCGCAAAGCTTCAGCACTAAAACCACCAAACACAACGCTATGGGGTGCGCCAATTCTCGCACAGGCTAACATAGCAATAGCTGCTTCGGGAATCATTGGCATATAGATACCAATGCGATCGCCTTTTTTTGCTCCCAACTGCTTCAATACATTAGCAAATTGACAAACTTCTCGATGTAATTGGGCATAAGTCAGAGTCCGTGAATCTCCCGGTTCACCTTCCCAAATCAAAGCCGCCTTATTTTTCCGCCAAGTGGTAAGGTGTCTGTCAAGACAGTTGTAAGAAATATTAATCTTACCGTTGACAAACCACTTAGCAAAAGGTGGTTGCCAATCTAGCACAGTGTCCCATTTTTGAAACCAATCTAACTCAGATTCTGCTAATTCTGCCCAAAATTGCTGAGGATCAGCTTTTGCTTTGTCGTAAAGACGCTGATAGTCTGCTAAACTTTTGATCTGGGCTTTTTCCGAAAAATCACTAGCAGGCTGAAATAGCCGCTTTTCCTGTAAAATGGATTCTATAGTTGGTTGAGACATAATGATGGATGCAAATGATATTGTGACTGAAAACTATTTTTAACGAAGTTGGGCAAAAAAACTGGAAAGTTTCATGAAATCGCGCTCAGTGTAAAGATTATTTACGGATATGTTAATCTAGTCTTACTTTAGTTTGACAATTAACTAATGCTGAATTGTTCAGTACCGCCGGAAGATACCATAATAATAATAATGTTTTTAACAACTTTATTTACCGATTTAGTAGGATATAACTCTTTAGATACTGTGTTAGTGTTTTACAATAGGGTATAGTTTGCAAGCAAGAGAAATTAAGGATAAACTAAATTTACTGATCGAGCGAGCTTCTGGGATAGATCCAAATCTCACCACAAAACTAAGAGAGATAGACCGTTGGATTAAACATATCAAGCTTGGTTCTCTGATATCCAAACCCATCGTTGTCGCTTTTTTATTAGAAGTGATTACGGACTCTAAGGTTTGGTTAGCAATTAAATCTTTACCTTCAGAGGAAGACCAAAGACTACAGTTTGAGCAAATGACCGCCAATGAGAGGTATTGGTACGGTTATCTATTTCCTAAATGGATAAATGCCACAGACACCAAATTTTATATTTGGAAGAAAAAAATGATGGCGGGGGAGTTTAATCAGGCTGATAGTGATATTATTAAATATATAGCTCAGGATGTTGTTCACCGGGAAGGGGATTTTTGGCGGCGTTATATAGCTGACCTTTCTATGGCAACAGACCTAATTGTTAGCAATCAACAAAATAAACCACTCTGTATTCAAGTTACCAGTGTAAGTGAAGAATTCCATAACACAAAATATCAAAAGTGGCAAAATTCACTGCAATTGTGGGAAATAGGACGAGGATTGTTTCTCAGTTACAATCCCCAAGAAAATGATTTTATCCATCAGTTAGTCAATGTGGCACTGTATAACAGTGATCATCTTGACGAAGGAAAGTATGTGAATTTTTCCTGATTCCCAAATATTGAAATCGAAATCTGTGTCCTAGCCAACATCATTAATCCGCTGAAAATACCATTTATGGTTAACCAACAACAGACTAATAATAGCGCTCAACTCGAAGACTTGACTGAAGCGTTAGCAGCAGCCAGGAATATGCAGCAAGATTGGCTAAATTATGGACTTAATTTTGTCCATATTTATGTAGAAGATGTGGAAAGTGATTGGCTAGAAAGTTGGGGAGATGATGAAATATCCAATCCTTTATTTGATGCTATTAAAGACTTTTTAGTGAGTGATGATGATGTAGCTATCAAAATTAGAAAGTATATAGGAGATACATCATTGTTTGATTTAGCAGTAGACTTAGAAGAATGTTTGAGAATATCTAGAGAAAATGATAAAACATCTGCTGTGAAAGAGGTGTTAGCAAATGATATTGATTTTGATATTGATGATCTGGAATTATGGAATTTAGCTAATAATTTTGTAGATAGATGTTATCCAAAAAATTTAGAATCTAGAACTATTGAAGTATAGTTTGAGGTTATAGCGGTTCTCGGTCGGATGAAATACAATCGAGGGCGGGGAAACCCTACAGGGTTTGTAATTTAATGACTGTATCTCATCTAAGTGCATACCGCTATATTACTTTTCAATTAACCCTGTGGAGACTTTTCATAAAACGTTTCCATATTATTCTATCCATATGTAGATGACATCACTTACCTAAAACGGATATGAATCTTAATAATTTATTCTTAACCAAAAGATAATTTATCACTCTTTGTTGCTATAATAACGATCAATGTATCAGTAAATTAAACTAGATACAATAAATCATTAGAAACACAAATCTTATTCATAAATCAATATATATACATAATCAGGTTCAAAAATTGTTCCTGAAGTGTTGCTATTGATTCTTAACTTTATAACCAATCTGTGAGGAGTCTCTATGAACATAAAAATAGCTAATGCTTGTGGTATAGGCGTGCTGTACCTATTTGCAGGAATATTACCTGCACAAGCGATGGATGCGTTTGCTGAAGGTTTTGCTAGTTTAGGTGAAGATACACATAATAGTCAAACTGTCAACTCTTCCAAAATTAGCACAGCAGGATTAAGTGATCAAAAAGTCGCTTCTTCAGCGACCGACGATAAGACACAGACAGATTCATCAATGGAACAGGTAACATCTGTATCTCAACTTTCCGATGTTCAGCCTAATTCATGGGCTTTTGGAGCATTACAGTCTTTAGTTGAGCGATATGGCTGTATTGCAGGATATCCCAACGGGACATTTCGCGGGAATCGGGCTTTAAGTCGCTATGAATTTGCGGCTGGTTTAAATGCTTGTTTAGATAGAATTAACGAGTTAATTGCCACTGCAACTGCTGATTTACCATCAAAGCAGGATTTAGAGACATTAAAAAAACTGCAAGCAGACTTTTCCACCGAAGTAGCCACATTACGGGGAAGAGTAGATGTAGTAGCAGCACGGACAGCAGAGTTAGAAAAAAATCAATTTTCTACAACCACTAAATTAAGTGGAGAAGCGATTATTTCTGCTATTGGTGCTACAGGGGGTACTCCTGGTGGAAGTGATCCAAAGATAGTTTTAAACAACCGAGTTCGTTTAAACCTGCTCACTAGCTTCACAGGTAAAGACTTACTTATCACTGGGTTGCAAGCACATAACTTTTTGGGTGGTGTGGATGGTACTGGTAGCGTCCAAAACGGTTTGGGATTATCTTCAGGTTTACTCAGTGCTAGTAGCGCTCGCACCAGCTTTGAACCGCAATTTCCCGGAGTTGACCCTAAAAATTTATCGGCTGTTGGTGCAAACTCAGTTCAGCTTTACAAACTGCTGTATATCTTCCCCGTTGCTAAAAAATTAACCTTATTTGCGGGAACGGGTGCAGAAGTATCTGATGCTTTCCCTGCGGTTACACCCTTCTATGGAGAGGGACAGGAATCTATTTCTCGGTTTGCTAACTTAAACCCTGTCGTCAGGGTTTCTGGAGGGACTTCTGGCTCTGGTTTAGCCTCTGCGGCTGGCTTTATTTACAGTGTATCCCCTCAACTTGATTTGAGAGCTTTATACGGTAGCGTAAATGCAAATCTGCCTCAAAGTGCGGCTGATATAGCCCCTGGAGTTTCCGGGACACCTTTAGGCTCAGGAGTCTTTAGTGGTAGTAGCGTTATAGCTACACAATTAACTTTTAAACCCTCCAAATCCATAGATATTGGCTTGAACTATGCGAATAGTTATCACCAAATCAATATTTTAGGTACGGGATTAACTAGTAGTGATATTGGCGCATTAGCAACAGTTCCTTTGGGAACACCTGTCAAACTCAACTCATTTGGTGGAACTGTTAATTTGCGGTTTTCTCCCAAAATAGCTTTGTCTGGTTATGGTGCAGCTATGTTTGTGGATGATTCTTCTCCCTCTGTGACTGCTTCCACAACCTTTACTAGTTGGATGGTAGGTTTACACTTTAATGATTTAATCAAACAGGGTAATAATGCCGGTTTGATTTTTGGACAACCTCTATATCGGACTGATGCTAGTGGAGATGCTAAACTTGCTGACGCTGGGGTAAATAGAGCCGTTCCTTATCATTTAGAAGGTTACTACCGTTTCCGTGTGAATGATCATGTGAGTATTACTCCAGGTGCGATTGTCCTGTTTAATCCTGAAGGAAACAAAGATAACGAAACCACAACTATCGGGGTGCTGCGGACTACCTTTACTTTCTAAGCAAAAATCAGTTTAAATTTTTCATTAGAAATTGAAAATCAAAAGATAGTTGTAGGGGTTTAGCAGTGCTAAATCCCTATTTTTACGCTAAATCATTTATTTTTTAAGGTGCGTCAGACTCGATAATTTAGTAACAATCAAGAGGCAGTTGATAGATGGTTTAGATTGCTAAATTGTCTGCATCAGGATTTACAGGATTGTTGTTTGTGGGTTGTTTGTGATGATTCAATGATTCAATTGTCTGAATCAGGATTTACAGGATTTTAGGATTTACAGGATTGTTGTTTGTGGGTTGTTTGTGATGATTCAATGATTCAATTGTCTGAATCAGGATTTACAGGATTTTAGGATTTACAGGATTGTTGTTTGTGGGTTGTTTATGATGATTCAATGATTCAATTGTCTGAATCAGGATTTACAGGATTTTAGGATTTACAGGATTGTTGTTTGTGGGTTGTTTGTGATAATTCAATGATTCAATTGTCTGAATCAGGATTTACAGGATTTTAGGATTTACAGGATTGTTGTTTGTGGGTTGTTTGTGATGATTCAATGATTCAATTGTCTGAATCAGGATTTACAGGATTTTAGGATTTACAGGATTGTTGTTTGTGGGTTGTTTATGATGATTCAATGATTCAATTGTCTGAATCAGGATTTACAGGATTTTAGGATTTACAGGATTGTTGTTTGTGGGGTGTTTATGATGATTCAATGATTCAATTGTCTGAATCAGGATTTACAGGATTTTAGGATTTACAGGATTGTTGTTTGTGGGGTGTTTATGATGATTCAATGATTCAATTGTCTGAATCAGGATTTACAGGATTTTAGGATTTACAGGATTGTTGTTTGTGGGTTGTTTATGATGATTCAATGATTCAATTGTCTGAATCAGGATTTACAGGATTTTAAGATTTACAGGATTGTTGTTTGTGGGTTGTTTGTGATGATTCAATGATTCAATTGTCTGAATCAGGATTTACAGGATTTTAGGATTTACAGGATTGTTGTTTGTGGGTTGTTTATGATGATTCAATGATTCAATTGTCTGAATCAGGATTTACAGGATTTTAGGATTTACAGGATTGTTGTTTGTGGGGTGTTTATGATGATTCAATGATTCAATTGTCTGAATCAGGATTTACAGGATTTTAGGATTTACAGGATTGTTGTTTGTGGGTTGTTTATGATGATTCAATGATTCAATTGTCTGAATCAGGATTTACAGGATTTTAAGATTTACAGGATTGTTGTTTGTGGGTTGTTTGTGATGATTCAATGATTCAATTGTCTGAATCAGGATTTACAGGATTTTAGGATTTACAGGATTGTTGTTTGTGGGTTGTTTGTGATGATTCAATGATTCAATTGTCTGAATCAGGATTTACAGGATTTTAGGATTTACAGGATTGTTGTTTGTGGGTTGTTTGTGATAATTCAATGATTCAATTGTCTGAATCAGGATTTACAGGATTTTAGGATTTACAGGATTGTTGTTTGTGGGTTGTTTGTGATAATTCAATGATTCAATTGTCTGAATCAGGATTTACAGGATTTTAGGATTTACAGGATTGTTGTTTGTGGGGTGTTTATGATGATTCAATGATTCAATTGTCTGAATCAGGATTTACAGGATTTTAGGATTTACAGGATTGTTGTTTGTGGGTTGTTTGTGATGATTCAATGATTCAATTGTCTGAATCAGGATTTACAGGATTTTAAGATTTACAGGATTGTTGTTTGTGGGTTGTTTGTGATGATTCAATGATTCAATTGTCTGAATCAGGATTTACAGGATTTTAGGATTTATAGGATTGTTGTTTGTGGGTTGTTTATGATGATTCAATGATTCAATTGTCTGAATCAGGATTTACAGGATTTTAGGATTTACAGGATTGTTGTTTGTGGGTTGTTTATGATGATTCAATGATTCAATTGTCTGAATCAGGATTTACAGGATTTTAGGATTTACAGGATTGTTGTTTGTGGGTTGTTTATGATGATTCAATGATTCAATTGTCTGAATCAGGATTTACAGGATTTTAGGATTTACAGGATTGTTGTTTGTGGGTTGTTTGTGATAATTCAATGATTCAATTGTCTGAATCAGGATTTACAGGATTTTAGGATTTACAGGATTGTTGTTTGTGGGTTGTTTGTGATGATTCAATGATTCAATTGTCTGAATCAGGATTTACAGGATTTTAGGATTTACAGGATTGTTGTTTGTGGGTTGTTTGTGATGATTCAATGATTCAATTGTCTGAATCAGGATTTACAAGATTTTAGGATTTACAGGATTGTTGTTTGTGGGTTGTTTATGATGATTCAATGATTCAATTGTCTGAATCAGGATTTACAGGATTTTAGGATTTACAGGATTGTTGTTTGTGGGTTGTTTATGATGATTCAATGATTCAATTGTCTGAATCAGGATTTACAGGATTTTAGGATTTACAGGATTGTTGTTTGTGGGTTGTTTATGATGATTCAATGATTCAATTGTCTGAATCAGGATTTACAGGATTTTAGGATTTACAGGATTGTTGTTTGTGGGTTGTTTGTGATAATTCAATGATTCAATTGTCTGAATCAGGATTTACAGGATTTTAGGATTTACAGGATTGTTGTTTGTGGGTTGTTTGTGATAATTCAATGATTCAATTGTCTGAATCAGGATTTACAGGATTTTAGGATTTACAGGATTGTTGTTTGTGGGTTGTTTATGATGATTCAATGATTCAATTGTCTGAATCAGGATTTACAG
The window above is part of the Dolichospermum sp. DET69 genome. Proteins encoded here:
- a CDS encoding Uma2 family endonuclease; amino-acid sequence: MTLAQETRYYSPEEYLEFEVNSELRHEYIDGLIIPMTGGTPSHNKIAGNLYVAIHFALKRQPYEVYYTDQRLWIPKRRIHTYPDVMVVQTPLIFEEGRNDTITNPVMIAEVLSKSTKGYDRDEKFAAYRTIGNFQEYILIDQYTIHVEQYVKTDNKKWTFLEYEDINDTLNLTSVPCQISLVDIYDKIDFKSE
- a CDS encoding DUF4365 domain-containing protein — its product is MQTEQPWYIGLRSKALAIVSLTERDDLIVYRDTKDYDLDVLVSISKKGEDINRLFGVEIKAVKSTPKIIQNDDIFNIEGADINVLQSRFTKCNFPICLFFFTLDNDNGYYKWILEPILDQEKSNKLKLNPNPEFRKLTNEAINDIVSVVNQWYENQPTDYENQPTDDVISGRNRYRVLKQLKQLTKKHSNKNDINHEINDVKS
- the acs gene encoding acetate--CoA ligase — protein: MSQPTIESILQEKRLFQPASDFSEKAQIKSLADYQRLYDKAKADPQQFWAELAESELDWFQKWDTVLDWQPPFAKWFVNGKINISYNCLDRHLTTWRKNKAALIWEGEPGDSRTLTYAQLHREVCQFANVLKQLGAKKGDRIGIYMPMIPEAAIAMLACARIGAPHSVVFGGFSAEALRDRLNDTEAKLVITADGGWRKDAIVPLKEQVDKALDNNAVPSVTDVLVVKRTNQTTPMAAGRDHWWHDLQKGVSADCPAEPMDSEDMLFVLYTSGSTGKPKGIVHTTGGYNLYSHITSKWIFDLQDTDVYWCTADVGWITGHSYIVYGPLSNGATTLMYEGAPRASNPGCFWDVIEKYGVTTFYTAPTAIRAFIKMGEHLPKARNLSSLRLLGSVGEPINPEAWMWYHKIIGGERCPIVDTWWQTETGGIMITPLPGAIATKPGSATLPFPGIIADVVDLSGNSVPENEGGYLAIRHPWPGMMRNVYGDPDRFRRTYWEHIPPQDGNYTYFAGDGARKDEDGYFWVMGRVDDVLNVSGHRLGTMEVESALVSHPAVAEAAVVGKPDELKGEEVVAFVTLQGTYQASEELSKELKKHVVNEIGAIARPGEIRFTDALPKTRSGKIMRRLLRNLAAGQEISGDTSTLEDRGVLDKLREGN
- a CDS encoding carbohydrate porin; translation: MNIKIANACGIGVLYLFAGILPAQAMDAFAEGFASLGEDTHNSQTVNSSKISTAGLSDQKVASSATDDKTQTDSSMEQVTSVSQLSDVQPNSWAFGALQSLVERYGCIAGYPNGTFRGNRALSRYEFAAGLNACLDRINELIATATADLPSKQDLETLKKLQADFSTEVATLRGRVDVVAARTAELEKNQFSTTTKLSGEAIISAIGATGGTPGGSDPKIVLNNRVRLNLLTSFTGKDLLITGLQAHNFLGGVDGTGSVQNGLGLSSGLLSASSARTSFEPQFPGVDPKNLSAVGANSVQLYKLLYIFPVAKKLTLFAGTGAEVSDAFPAVTPFYGEGQESISRFANLNPVVRVSGGTSGSGLASAAGFIYSVSPQLDLRALYGSVNANLPQSAADIAPGVSGTPLGSGVFSGSSVIATQLTFKPSKSIDIGLNYANSYHQINILGTGLTSSDIGALATVPLGTPVKLNSFGGTVNLRFSPKIALSGYGAAMFVDDSSPSVTASTTFTSWMVGLHFNDLIKQGNNAGLIFGQPLYRTDASGDAKLADAGVNRAVPYHLEGYYRFRVNDHVSITPGAIVLFNPEGNKDNETTTIGVLRTTFTF